A single genomic interval of Arthrobacter globiformis harbors:
- a CDS encoding dihydrolipoamide acetyltransferase family protein — protein MTLNKFNLPDVGEGLTEAEIVSWKVKPGDEVAINDVLCEIETAKSLVELPSPFAGTVTELLVPEGATVDVGTAIISVSDTMSGDPTPADAPVPAVEVTEPALMYGKLPADGEAAAGGLAAGPLVGSGPKADAVKRRPRKTKPAIPEDAVHGAPEVEPVQPRSVEDALLDGPASAGPVAGPVVTRRPEWTPAIETDKPTLGGAISGLMNRVLAKPPVRKIARDLGIDLADVVATGARGEVTREDLVSYQAQRDAELDKADTFWGTSGRPQEQRIERIPVKGVRKATAKAMVESAFSAPHVSIFVDVDASRTMEFVKRLKASRDFEGIKVSPLLILAKAVIWAAARNPSVNATWVDNPDGSDAAEIHIKHYMNLGIAAATPRGLMVPNVKNAQDLSLKELALALNELATTARAGKTQPAQMQGGTLTVTNIGALGIDTGTPIINPGEVAIVAFGTIKQKPWVLDGEVIPRWITTLGGSFDHRVVDGDLSARFMADVAAILEEPALLLD, from the coding sequence ATGACGCTTAACAAGTTCAACCTCCCCGACGTCGGTGAGGGCCTGACCGAGGCAGAGATCGTTTCGTGGAAGGTCAAGCCCGGCGACGAGGTGGCCATCAACGACGTCCTGTGCGAGATCGAGACGGCCAAGTCCCTTGTTGAGCTTCCGTCGCCGTTCGCCGGCACCGTCACCGAACTGCTGGTCCCGGAAGGGGCGACGGTCGACGTCGGGACCGCCATCATCAGCGTCTCAGACACCATGTCCGGCGATCCAACGCCGGCCGACGCGCCGGTGCCCGCCGTCGAGGTTACTGAGCCTGCGCTGATGTACGGAAAGCTCCCGGCCGACGGCGAAGCTGCCGCCGGCGGCCTGGCCGCCGGTCCGCTGGTGGGATCAGGCCCAAAGGCCGACGCCGTGAAGCGGCGCCCGCGCAAGACCAAACCGGCGATTCCGGAAGATGCAGTCCATGGCGCTCCGGAAGTCGAGCCTGTCCAGCCGCGGTCCGTGGAGGATGCGCTTTTGGACGGCCCGGCCAGCGCCGGCCCGGTGGCCGGACCTGTCGTGACGAGGCGGCCTGAGTGGACGCCCGCTATCGAGACTGACAAGCCGACGCTCGGCGGGGCCATTTCCGGGCTCATGAACAGGGTCCTGGCCAAGCCGCCCGTGCGGAAGATCGCCCGCGACCTGGGCATTGACCTCGCCGACGTCGTGGCCACGGGCGCACGCGGCGAGGTGACGCGCGAGGACCTGGTCAGCTACCAGGCACAGCGGGATGCGGAACTGGACAAGGCGGACACCTTTTGGGGCACGTCAGGCCGTCCCCAGGAGCAGCGGATCGAACGGATCCCGGTCAAGGGCGTCCGCAAGGCCACCGCGAAGGCCATGGTGGAGTCGGCGTTCTCCGCGCCGCACGTGAGCATCTTCGTGGACGTGGACGCCAGCCGCACCATGGAATTCGTCAAGCGGCTCAAGGCTTCGCGCGACTTCGAGGGCATCAAGGTCTCCCCGCTGCTGATCCTCGCGAAGGCTGTCATCTGGGCTGCAGCGCGGAACCCGAGCGTGAACGCCACTTGGGTGGACAACCCGGACGGCAGCGACGCCGCTGAAATCCACATCAAGCACTACATGAACCTCGGCATCGCCGCGGCCACACCGCGCGGGCTCATGGTCCCGAACGTCAAGAACGCCCAGGACCTGTCCCTCAAGGAACTGGCACTGGCCCTTAACGAGCTCGCCACCACCGCGCGTGCCGGCAAGACCCAGCCGGCGCAGATGCAGGGCGGTACGTTGACAGTCACCAACATCGGGGCCCTCGGGATCGACACCGGAACCCCCATCATCAACCCCGGTGAAGTGGCCATCGTGGCGTTTGGCACCATCAAGCAAAAGCCGTGGGTACTGGACGGCGAGGTCATTCCGCGCTGGATCACCACACTCGGCGGATCCTTTGACCACCGAGTGGTGGACGGCGACCTTTCAGCCCGCTTCATGGCTGACGTCGCCGCCATCCTGGAAGAGCCCGCCCTGCTGCTCGACTGA
- a CDS encoding alpha-ketoacid dehydrogenase subunit beta: MTTMTIAKAINEGLRATLSNNPKSLLMGEDIGPLGGVYRVTDGLIGEFGADRVVDTPLAESGIIGTAIGLALRGYLPVAEIQFDGFVFPGFNQITTQLAKMHSRSNGNLTVPVVIRIPYGGGIGSIEHHSESPEALFAHTPGLRIITPSNPHDAYWMIQQAVACQDPVIVFEPKRRYWLKGEVDTESAGPAEDPFKAHVVREGTDATVVVYGPLVPVALAAANAAAEDGRSIEVIDLRSISPIDFDAIEASVKKTGRLVVAHEAPTFGGIGGEIAARISERAFHSLEAPVIRVGGFHMPYPVAKVEEDYLPDIDRILEALDRTYAY; this comes from the coding sequence ATGACCACCATGACCATTGCCAAGGCCATCAATGAAGGCCTGCGCGCCACGCTCAGCAACAACCCCAAGTCCCTCCTCATGGGCGAGGACATCGGCCCGCTCGGCGGCGTCTACCGCGTCACCGACGGACTGATCGGCGAATTCGGGGCGGACCGCGTGGTGGACACCCCGCTCGCGGAATCCGGCATCATCGGCACCGCGATCGGCCTGGCGCTGCGCGGCTACCTCCCCGTTGCCGAGATCCAGTTCGACGGATTCGTCTTCCCCGGCTTCAACCAGATCACCACCCAGCTGGCCAAAATGCACTCGCGCAGCAACGGCAACCTCACTGTGCCCGTGGTCATCCGCATCCCCTACGGCGGCGGCATCGGCTCCATCGAGCACCACTCCGAGTCGCCGGAGGCACTGTTCGCGCACACCCCTGGGCTGCGCATCATCACGCCGTCCAACCCTCACGACGCCTACTGGATGATCCAGCAGGCCGTGGCCTGCCAGGACCCGGTGATCGTCTTCGAACCGAAGCGCCGCTACTGGCTCAAGGGCGAGGTGGACACCGAGTCGGCCGGCCCGGCTGAGGATCCGTTCAAGGCCCACGTGGTCCGCGAGGGGACCGACGCCACGGTTGTGGTTTACGGCCCGCTCGTCCCCGTGGCCCTCGCTGCCGCCAACGCCGCGGCGGAGGACGGCCGCAGCATCGAAGTGATCGACCTGCGTTCCATCTCGCCGATCGATTTCGACGCCATCGAAGCCTCTGTCAAGAAGACGGGCCGGCTCGTGGTGGCGCACGAGGCTCCCACCTTCGGCGGCATCGGCGGTGAAATCGCCGCGCGGATCAGCGAACGGGCCTTCCACTCGCTGGAGGCGCCGGTCATCCGGGTGGGCGGCTTCCACATGCCGTACCCCGTGGCCAAGGTCGAAGAGGACTACCTCCCGGACATCGACCGCATCCTTGAGGCGCTGGACCGCACGTACGCGTACTGA
- the pdhA gene encoding pyruvate dehydrogenase (acetyl-transferring) E1 component subunit alpha has product MGATHLPSTEFDGTELDDQLEAQAEATLGVPPTEMVQLLGPDGRMGTDSVFSEYAERLDAEKLRGFYADMAAIRRFDQEATALQRQGQLALWVPLTGQEAAQIGSGRASQPQDYIFPTYREHGVALTRNVDLAELLKQFRGVSNGGWNPKDTNFHLYTLVLAAQTPHAVGYAMGIQRDQRLAEAQDVEGSAEPKAAVMVYFGDGASSEGDVHESMVFASSYNAPVVFFCQNNHWAISVPTAVQTRIPLSNRAKGYGFPGIRVDGNDVVAVHAVTEWALEHARQGNGPVLIEAFTYRVGAHTTADDPTKYRESSEEALWREKDPLDRLEKYLRAEGMADEAFFAQVAADGDELAAYIRKSTYESDAPDIRTAFANTYVEAHPLVAEELAWFEEYSAGFAGEDEGEGAGR; this is encoded by the coding sequence ATGGGCGCAACACATCTGCCCTCCACCGAGTTCGATGGAACGGAACTGGACGACCAGCTCGAGGCGCAGGCCGAGGCTACCTTGGGCGTGCCTCCGACTGAAATGGTCCAGCTTCTGGGCCCCGATGGCAGGATGGGCACGGACTCCGTGTTCTCCGAGTATGCCGAGCGTCTCGACGCCGAAAAGCTCCGCGGTTTCTACGCGGACATGGCGGCCATCCGTCGCTTTGACCAGGAAGCTACGGCCCTGCAGCGGCAGGGCCAGCTGGCGCTGTGGGTTCCGCTGACGGGCCAGGAAGCGGCCCAGATCGGATCCGGGCGTGCCAGCCAGCCGCAGGACTACATCTTCCCCACCTACCGCGAGCACGGCGTCGCCCTGACCCGCAACGTGGATCTGGCCGAACTGCTGAAGCAGTTCCGCGGCGTCTCCAACGGCGGCTGGAACCCGAAAGACACCAACTTCCACCTGTACACGCTGGTGCTGGCAGCGCAGACGCCGCACGCCGTCGGGTACGCCATGGGCATCCAGCGGGACCAGCGGCTGGCAGAGGCTCAAGACGTGGAAGGCTCGGCCGAGCCGAAGGCCGCCGTCATGGTCTACTTCGGCGACGGCGCGAGCTCCGAGGGTGACGTTCACGAGTCCATGGTGTTCGCGTCCTCGTACAACGCCCCGGTGGTCTTCTTCTGCCAGAACAACCACTGGGCCATCTCCGTGCCCACCGCTGTGCAGACCCGCATCCCCCTCTCCAACCGCGCCAAGGGCTACGGCTTCCCGGGCATCCGCGTGGACGGCAACGACGTCGTGGCAGTCCATGCCGTCACCGAATGGGCGCTCGAGCACGCACGCCAGGGCAACGGCCCGGTGCTGATTGAAGCCTTCACCTACCGCGTGGGAGCCCACACCACGGCCGACGATCCCACCAAGTACCGCGAGTCCTCCGAAGAGGCCCTGTGGCGCGAAAAGGACCCGCTCGACCGCCTGGAAAAGTACCTCCGCGCCGAAGGCATGGCCGACGAAGCCTTCTTCGCCCAGGTTGCCGCCGACGGCGACGAACTCGCCGCCTACATCCGGAAGTCCACCTACGAATCGGACGCACCGGATATCAGGACCGCCTTTGCCAACACCTACGTCGAGGCGCACCCGCTCGTGGCCGAGGAACTGGCGTGGTTCGAAGAGTACAGCGCGGGCTTTGCCGGCGAGGACGAGGGAGAAGGGGCAGGCCGCTGA
- a CDS encoding histidinol-phosphate transaminase — protein MTSSETVAGGLRPRPVVDRLPRYAAGKPPVAVDGLASYKLSSNENPLPPIPAVVEAIAAQTDFNRYPDPLSTKLRTALAGFLDVPAEDIVTGAGSLGALTQLLTTFAGQNDDGKPDEVIYAWRSFEAYPICVGLAGAESVRIPVTSDGRHDLDAMAAAVTARTRVILLCTPNNPTGPILTAKETERFIKAVPSDVVVVIDEAYQEFVRAEDAVDGIRMYRKYPNVVVLRTFSKAHGLAGLRVGYSVSQPQLTQHLRVAATPFAVSQIAEQAAVVSLQNFGQVVERVQSLVAERDRVTAGLRDLGWFVPDAQGNFVWLDLGDNCAEFAQLAGERALSVRAFGNEGVRVSIGEVEANTRFLELCKVYTKPPRRS, from the coding sequence ATGACTTCATCAGAGACTGTGGCGGGGGGCCTGAGGCCACGACCCGTGGTTGACCGGCTGCCCCGCTACGCCGCCGGAAAGCCCCCGGTGGCCGTCGACGGCCTTGCAAGCTACAAACTGTCGTCCAACGAGAACCCGCTGCCGCCCATCCCGGCCGTGGTGGAGGCCATTGCCGCCCAGACGGACTTCAACCGCTACCCCGACCCGCTCAGCACCAAGCTCCGCACCGCGCTCGCCGGGTTCCTCGACGTCCCGGCCGAGGACATCGTCACCGGTGCCGGCAGCCTCGGCGCCCTCACCCAGCTGCTGACCACGTTCGCCGGCCAGAACGACGACGGCAAGCCCGACGAAGTGATCTACGCCTGGCGGTCCTTCGAGGCCTACCCCATCTGCGTCGGGCTGGCCGGGGCAGAGAGCGTCCGGATCCCCGTGACGTCTGACGGGCGCCATGACCTTGACGCCATGGCCGCAGCCGTGACCGCGCGAACCAGGGTGATCCTGCTCTGCACCCCCAACAACCCCACCGGCCCCATCCTGACCGCCAAGGAAACTGAGCGCTTCATCAAGGCGGTGCCGTCGGACGTTGTGGTGGTCATCGATGAGGCCTACCAGGAGTTCGTCAGGGCAGAAGACGCGGTGGACGGCATCCGTATGTACCGCAAGTACCCCAATGTGGTGGTGCTCAGGACGTTCTCCAAGGCGCACGGCCTCGCCGGCCTCCGGGTCGGCTACAGCGTTTCCCAGCCCCAGCTCACCCAGCACCTGCGCGTCGCCGCCACCCCGTTCGCGGTCTCGCAGATCGCCGAACAGGCCGCCGTTGTGTCCCTGCAGAATTTTGGCCAGGTTGTAGAAAGGGTACAAAGCCTGGTGGCGGAGCGGGACCGCGTGACGGCAGGTCTCCGGGACCTCGGCTGGTTTGTTCCGGACGCGCAGGGGAACTTTGTCTGGCTTGATCTTGGCGATAATTGCGCGGAGTTTGCCCAGCTCGCCGGGGAACGGGCACTGTCCGTCCGCGCCTTCGGAAACGAAGGTGTCCGGGTCAGTATCGGCGAAGTGGAAGCCAATACGCGATTCCTGGAACTCTGTAAGGTTTACACAAAACCGCCACGCCGTTCCTAG
- a CDS encoding phage holin family protein, producing MRSFIMRVIINGLALWIASWLLPGLDISTTATTEAVAKTGVNQGTDAAGIVLAYLFIGLIFGVVNAFVRPIVSFLSLPITILTLGLFTVVINAAMLYLTSWISGYTPVHFTIDSFFWTAVLAAIIITVISLVADRVPGARHR from the coding sequence ATGCGGTCTTTCATCATGCGCGTGATCATTAACGGACTGGCGCTGTGGATTGCCAGCTGGCTTCTGCCCGGCCTGGATATCTCCACCACAGCCACCACGGAAGCTGTAGCGAAGACCGGGGTGAACCAGGGAACTGACGCCGCCGGCATTGTCCTCGCGTACCTGTTCATCGGGCTGATTTTCGGCGTGGTCAATGCCTTCGTGCGGCCGATCGTCAGCTTCCTCTCCCTGCCCATCACCATCCTGACGCTGGGTCTGTTCACCGTTGTGATCAACGCCGCGATGCTCTACCTCACCTCCTGGATTAGCGGCTACACGCCCGTGCACTTCACCATCGATTCGTTCTTCTGGACCGCCGTGCTGGCCGCCATCATCATCACCGTCATTTCCCTGGTGGCAGACCGGGTCCCCGGCGCCCGCCACCGCTGA
- the purB gene encoding adenylosuccinate lyase, whose translation MPETAATADTRTPSGRLALAASGEQIALGPLDGRYKSAVAPLVDYLSEAALNRDRVAVEVEWLIHLTGDNVLPGAGPLTEDQQQQLRAIVTEFDASSVTELAEIEAVTVHDVKAVEYYIGRRLPAIGIENLTAMVHFGCTSEDINNLSYALGVKGAVEDVWLPAARALVAQISKMAEDNRAVPMLSRTHGQPATPTTLGKELAVIAHRLNRQLERVARTEYLGKINGATGTYAAHVASVPGADWQQVAKSFVEKLGLTWNPLTTQIESHDWQAELYADVARFNRILHNVCTDIWSYISIGYFAQIPVAGATGSSTMPHKVNPIRFENAEANLEISSGLLDVLGSTLVTSRWQRDLTDSSSQRNIGVAFGHSLLAISNVAKGLERLDVAESVLAADLDTNWEVLGEAIQMVMRAEAIAGVEGMENPYERLKDLTRGQRVDGARMQEFVQGLGLSAEAEARLLALTPGKYTGIADQLVDHLK comes from the coding sequence ATGCCTGAAACTGCCGCCACAGCTGACACCCGTACGCCCTCCGGACGCCTCGCCCTCGCCGCGTCAGGGGAACAGATCGCGCTCGGCCCGCTGGACGGCCGTTACAAGTCCGCCGTCGCCCCCCTCGTTGACTACCTGTCCGAGGCCGCCCTCAACCGCGACAGGGTGGCCGTCGAGGTGGAGTGGCTTATCCACCTGACCGGGGACAACGTCCTCCCCGGCGCGGGCCCCCTGACCGAAGACCAGCAGCAGCAGCTGCGGGCCATCGTCACCGAATTCGACGCCTCCTCCGTCACCGAGCTGGCCGAAATCGAAGCCGTCACCGTCCACGACGTGAAGGCCGTGGAGTACTACATCGGCCGCCGCCTGCCCGCCATCGGCATCGAGAACCTGACCGCCATGGTGCACTTCGGCTGCACCTCCGAGGACATCAACAACCTGTCCTACGCCCTGGGGGTGAAGGGTGCTGTGGAGGACGTGTGGCTGCCCGCCGCCCGGGCCCTCGTTGCCCAGATCAGCAAGATGGCCGAAGATAACCGCGCCGTTCCAATGCTGTCCCGCACGCACGGCCAGCCCGCCACGCCCACCACGCTGGGCAAGGAGCTCGCCGTCATCGCGCACCGCTTGAACCGGCAGCTGGAGCGCGTCGCCAGGACTGAATACCTCGGCAAGATCAACGGTGCCACCGGCACGTACGCCGCCCACGTGGCCTCTGTCCCCGGCGCTGACTGGCAGCAGGTCGCGAAGTCATTCGTCGAGAAGCTGGGCCTGACCTGGAACCCGCTGACCACGCAGATCGAAAGCCACGACTGGCAGGCAGAGCTGTACGCCGACGTCGCCCGCTTCAACCGGATCCTGCACAACGTCTGCACGGACATCTGGAGCTACATCTCGATCGGCTACTTCGCGCAGATCCCTGTGGCAGGCGCCACCGGCTCCTCCACCATGCCGCACAAGGTCAACCCGATCCGTTTCGAAAACGCCGAGGCCAACCTGGAGATCTCCTCCGGGCTACTGGACGTTCTGGGCTCCACCCTGGTCACTTCCCGCTGGCAGCGCGACCTCACGGACTCCTCCAGCCAGCGCAACATCGGCGTCGCATTCGGCCACTCCCTGCTGGCCATTTCCAATGTGGCCAAGGGCCTGGAGCGACTCGACGTCGCGGAGAGCGTGCTCGCCGCGGACCTTGACACCAACTGGGAAGTCCTGGGCGAGGCCATCCAGATGGTGATGCGCGCGGAGGCGATCGCCGGCGTCGAAGGGATGGAGAACCCGTACGAGCGGCTCAAGGACCTCACTCGCGGCCAGCGCGTGGACGGCGCCCGGATGCAGGAGTTCGTCCAGGGCCTGGGCCTCTCCGCGGAGGCTGAGGCACGGCTGCTCGCGCTGACGCCAGGCAAGTACACCGGCATCGCGGACCAACTGGTGGACCACCTGAAATAG
- a CDS encoding histidine phosphatase family protein codes for MRLLLIRHGETPGNVLGQLDTAHPGPGLTELGERQAEALPRALVNEPISALYASTLVRTQITAKPLSRELGLDVTVLDGIHEIEAGALEKLTDHESHRRYMSTVFAWTDGDFDRRMPAGPNGHEFFERYDAAIAKAAAEAAGTGAVAVVSHGAAIRVWAGHRADNIDMEFAARHVLANTGIVALEGGPDAGWNLIHWDASPVGGLALADPTAEDPMGKTTG; via the coding sequence ATGAGGCTGCTGCTCATCCGCCACGGTGAAACCCCCGGGAACGTGCTGGGGCAGCTGGACACCGCGCACCCTGGCCCCGGACTGACCGAGCTGGGCGAGCGCCAGGCCGAGGCCCTGCCCCGGGCGCTGGTGAACGAGCCGATCAGCGCCCTGTACGCCTCCACCCTGGTCCGCACCCAGATCACCGCCAAACCGCTGAGCCGGGAGCTCGGCCTCGATGTGACGGTCCTGGACGGGATCCACGAGATCGAGGCGGGCGCCCTGGAAAAGCTGACGGACCACGAGTCCCACCGGCGGTACATGAGCACCGTGTTCGCCTGGACTGACGGCGACTTCGACCGCCGGATGCCCGCCGGGCCCAACGGGCACGAGTTTTTCGAACGCTATGACGCCGCCATCGCCAAGGCGGCCGCGGAAGCCGCCGGCACCGGCGCCGTCGCCGTGGTGAGCCACGGCGCCGCGATCCGCGTCTGGGCAGGCCACCGGGCCGACAATATCGACATGGAATTTGCCGCCCGGCACGTGCTCGCCAACACCGGCATCGTGGCGCTGGAAGGCGGCCCCGACGCCGGCTGGAACCTGATCCACTGGGACGCCAGCCCCGTCGGCGGCCTTGCCCTGGCCGACCCCACCGCCGAGGACCCGATGGGAAAGACCACGGGCTAG
- a CDS encoding GNAT family N-acetyltransferase: MQTNPRLNIRKVSWSNPVGADLRAAQQAELDARFGCPDHEPGPKPSEVDTAVFLVAYDKGSGQPVGCGGLRLLDSETAEIKRLYVLPYTRGSGVASSILAALEAEAFAQGITRITAEAGSVQTDGRNFYANSGFDPVPNFGPYIGVEHSYCFEKRIDCHSAAHTAMA; this comes from the coding sequence ATGCAGACCAATCCCAGGCTCAACATCCGGAAAGTCAGCTGGTCGAATCCTGTGGGAGCTGATCTGCGCGCTGCACAGCAGGCGGAACTGGACGCCCGCTTCGGGTGCCCTGACCATGAGCCGGGACCCAAGCCCTCGGAAGTGGACACGGCCGTGTTCCTCGTAGCCTATGACAAGGGGTCAGGCCAGCCGGTGGGCTGCGGGGGCTTGCGGCTGCTCGACTCCGAGACGGCGGAAATCAAACGCCTCTATGTTCTCCCCTACACCCGCGGTTCAGGCGTGGCCAGCTCCATCCTGGCCGCCCTCGAGGCCGAGGCCTTTGCCCAGGGCATCACCCGGATCACTGCGGAGGCGGGCTCGGTGCAGACTGACGGCCGCAACTTCTACGCGAACTCCGGCTTCGATCCGGTTCCCAACTTCGGCCCCTACATCGGCGTCGAGCACTCGTACTGCTTCGAAAAGAGGATCGATTGCCACAGCGCGGCGCACACCGCCATGGCTTGA
- a CDS encoding acyl-CoA thioesterase has product METKDITFRTRKWVRPEDLNANGTLFGGSLLKWIDEEAAIYAILQLGNGRAVTKYISEINFVSSAVQGDLIEMGLTATRFGRTSLTMRAEVRNMITRQSILTIEEIVFVNLSSTGKPEPHGYTEITYDRDRIPTHHLTETLQQD; this is encoded by the coding sequence ATGGAAACCAAAGACATTACGTTTCGCACCCGCAAGTGGGTGCGGCCCGAGGACCTCAACGCCAACGGCACCCTGTTCGGTGGCAGCCTGCTGAAATGGATCGATGAGGAAGCCGCGATCTACGCCATCCTCCAGCTGGGCAACGGCCGCGCGGTCACCAAGTACATCTCGGAAATCAACTTCGTCAGCTCCGCGGTCCAGGGCGACCTGATTGAGATGGGCCTGACCGCCACCCGCTTTGGGCGCACGTCGCTGACCATGCGCGCGGAAGTGCGCAACATGATCACCCGGCAAAGCATCCTCACCATTGAGGAAATCGTGTTCGTGAACCTCAGCTCCACCGGCAAGCCGGAACCGCACGGCTACACGGAAATCACCTACGACCGCGACCGCATCCCTACACACCACCTCACCGAAACGCTGCAGCAGGACTAG
- a CDS encoding FAD-dependent monooxygenase, which produces MEAITIIGGGIAGLALAAGLDPRRFDVAVHEQRPGVPAVETSLAMWPEAQAALAVLGVLPQIREAGTAFGGMALRDATGTALVAPEVRGVLGVSRADLIRILEAAVPASVQRIEGRVDDIPVTGPLSSGLLVGADGVHSVVRRSFWGARSQARLTPYLALRGVLPVPVQADAGGEYWGRGQLFGITPASGDRTYWYASFRSNLGPAGVGAAEALRQAKERFAGSAPAVRTVLEQATPDATLAQRIWTTPNLGSFVRPGAVLAGDAAHGMTPNLGRGACEALVDAVTLAELLNARPLEDALKAYNRQRALRTQLLRLASSAMAGVALTKRAQPLRDGLLRLASR; this is translated from the coding sequence ATGGAAGCCATAACAATCATCGGCGGCGGCATTGCCGGCCTCGCGCTCGCGGCCGGCCTGGACCCGCGGCGCTTCGACGTCGCCGTCCACGAACAGCGGCCCGGAGTGCCGGCGGTGGAGACGTCGCTGGCCATGTGGCCGGAGGCGCAGGCGGCGCTGGCGGTCCTGGGGGTGCTGCCGCAGATCAGGGAGGCGGGCACGGCGTTCGGCGGGATGGCCCTGCGCGACGCCACGGGCACAGCCCTGGTGGCACCTGAGGTGCGCGGGGTCCTGGGCGTCTCACGGGCGGATCTCATCCGGATCCTCGAAGCCGCCGTGCCCGCCTCCGTGCAGCGCATCGAGGGCAGGGTGGACGACATCCCCGTTACCGGCCCGCTGTCGTCAGGCCTGCTGGTGGGGGCCGACGGCGTGCACAGTGTGGTGCGCCGCTCCTTCTGGGGCGCCAGGTCGCAGGCGAGGCTGACGCCGTACCTGGCCTTGCGGGGCGTACTTCCCGTTCCCGTCCAGGCCGACGCCGGCGGGGAATACTGGGGACGCGGGCAGCTGTTCGGCATCACGCCCGCGTCCGGCGACAGGACCTACTGGTATGCCTCGTTCCGCTCAAACCTCGGGCCGGCGGGCGTCGGTGCAGCCGAAGCACTGAGGCAGGCAAAGGAGCGCTTCGCCGGAAGTGCGCCAGCCGTCCGGACAGTGCTGGAGCAGGCCACGCCGGACGCCACGCTGGCGCAGCGGATCTGGACCACGCCAAACCTAGGCAGCTTCGTTCGGCCGGGCGCCGTCCTGGCGGGCGACGCCGCCCACGGCATGACGCCCAACCTGGGCCGCGGCGCCTGCGAGGCGCTCGTGGACGCCGTCACGCTGGCCGAACTCCTCAACGCCCGTCCGCTGGAAGACGCACTCAAGGCCTACAACCGGCAGCGCGCCCTCCGGACCCAGCTGCTGCGGCTGGCTTCCTCCGCCATGGCGGGTGTGGCCCTGACCAAACGGGCCCAGCCGCTGCGCGACGGACTGCTGAGGCTGGCTTCCCGGTAA
- a CDS encoding 4-hydroxybenzoate 3-monooxygenase, producing MARQIITTQVAILGAGPAGLMLSHLLAKAGIESTVIEIRSRQEISETVRAGILEHGTVNMLVDGGVSDRVLREGDRHDGIELRFNGESHRIDFKELVGESVWLYPQTDVFMDLAARREAHGGDVRYSVTDTTIHDIEDKPKVWFTDADGVEYELQADFITGADGSRSHCRFQIPEAHRKWYFHEYPFAWFGILAEAPRSSDELIYANSENGFALISQRTETVQRMYFQCDPKENVADWDDDRIWAEFRSRVNGNGFELKEGPVIDKMVLPFRSFVHTPMRHGKLFLAGDAAHTVPPTGAKGLNLAIHDVKVLFEGLDSYYNSGSTALLDSYSDRALDRVWKAQQFSYWMTTMLHTPADAGDFARARQLGELNSVVSSRHGQAYLAEAYTGWPSA from the coding sequence ATGGCACGACAGATCATCACCACCCAGGTGGCCATCCTGGGCGCAGGCCCTGCGGGACTCATGCTGTCCCACCTGCTGGCCAAGGCCGGAATCGAATCCACCGTGATCGAAATCCGCAGCCGGCAGGAAATTTCGGAAACAGTCCGCGCCGGCATCCTGGAGCACGGCACGGTGAACATGCTCGTCGACGGCGGCGTGTCCGACCGTGTGCTGCGCGAAGGAGACCGTCACGACGGCATCGAGCTGCGGTTCAACGGCGAAAGTCACCGCATCGACTTCAAGGAGCTCGTGGGGGAATCCGTCTGGCTCTACCCGCAGACCGACGTCTTCATGGACCTGGCCGCCCGCCGCGAAGCCCACGGCGGCGACGTGCGCTACAGCGTCACCGATACGACGATCCACGACATCGAGGACAAGCCCAAGGTCTGGTTCACCGATGCCGACGGCGTCGAATACGAGCTCCAGGCAGACTTCATCACCGGGGCGGACGGCTCACGCAGCCACTGCCGTTTCCAGATCCCCGAGGCGCACCGCAAGTGGTACTTCCACGAATACCCGTTCGCGTGGTTCGGCATCCTCGCCGAGGCGCCCCGCAGTTCCGACGAGCTGATCTACGCCAACTCCGAGAACGGCTTTGCCCTCATCAGCCAGCGCACCGAAACCGTGCAGCGCATGTACTTCCAGTGCGACCCCAAGGAAAACGTGGCTGACTGGGACGACGACCGGATCTGGGCGGAGTTCCGCAGCCGGGTCAACGGCAACGGCTTCGAGCTGAAGGAAGGCCCGGTCATCGACAAGATGGTCCTGCCGTTCCGCAGCTTCGTGCACACGCCCATGCGGCACGGCAAGCTGTTCCTGGCCGGCGACGCCGCGCACACCGTGCCGCCGACCGGGGCCAAGGGCCTGAACCTCGCGATCCACGACGTGAAGGTGCTGTTCGAAGGGCTCGACAGCTACTACAACAGCGGCTCCACGGCGCTCCTGGATTCGTACAGCGACCGCGCCCTGGACCGCGTGTGGAAGGCCCAGCAGTTCTCCTACTGGATGACCACCATGCTGCACACCCCTGCCGATGCCGGCGACTTCGCCCGGGCCCGCCAGCTGGGCGAGCTGAACTCCGTGGTGTCCTCGCGGCACGGGCAGGCCTACCTTGCCGAGGCCTACACCGGCTGGCCGTCCGCCTAG